In the genome of Victivallis lenta, one region contains:
- a CDS encoding TatD family hydrolase, whose product MELFDSHFHYYGETSPVEYFRNVMAEAAVPPQSDAGVPEKLYLMAAGGDYLESCRSREFAQVIETAYFAAGVHPHNADKFLAEANDFAVFRGHPKLKAIGELGLDYFYEHSSRAEQMEVFRRFLELALAWDLPAIVHLRDKDGVWTAYEDGLALLTPFAAAGGRFVVHCFSGTPAWAEKFLALGACLGVTGLVTFNRADNIRETLAVIPDDRLLIETDSPYLAPVPHRGVENHPGFLVLIAARVAAERRRELESIARLTTENARRFFRIEVEP is encoded by the coding sequence ATGGAACTGTTTGACTCACATTTTCACTATTACGGCGAAACCTCGCCGGTCGAATATTTCCGCAACGTCATGGCGGAAGCGGCCGTTCCGCCGCAGAGCGATGCGGGCGTGCCGGAGAAACTTTACCTGATGGCGGCCGGCGGCGACTACCTCGAAAGCTGCCGGTCGCGCGAGTTCGCGCAGGTCATCGAAACCGCTTATTTCGCGGCCGGCGTGCATCCGCACAACGCGGACAAGTTTCTCGCCGAAGCGAACGATTTCGCCGTTTTCCGCGGCCACCCGAAGCTGAAAGCGATCGGAGAGCTCGGGCTCGACTACTTTTATGAACACTCGTCGCGCGCCGAGCAGATGGAAGTGTTCAGGCGCTTTCTGGAGCTCGCGCTCGCCTGGGACCTGCCGGCAATCGTCCATCTGCGCGACAAGGACGGCGTCTGGACCGCTTACGAGGACGGCCTTGCGCTGCTGACGCCGTTCGCGGCGGCGGGAGGCCGTTTCGTCGTCCACTGCTTCTCCGGCACGCCGGCGTGGGCGGAGAAGTTTCTCGCGCTCGGCGCCTGTCTCGGCGTGACCGGGCTCGTCACCTTCAACCGTGCGGACAATATCCGCGAGACGCTCGCCGTGATTCCGGACGACCGGCTGCTGATCGAAACCGATTCGCCGTATCTCGCGCCGGTGCCGCACCGCGGCGTCGAAAATCACCCCGGCTTTCTCGTGCTGATCGCGGCCCGCGTCGCCGCCGAACGGCGGCGCGAACTCGAATCGATCGCCCGGCTCACCACGGAAAACGCGCGCCGGTTTTTCCGGATCGAGGTGGAGCCATGA